A stretch of Lathyrus oleraceus cultivar Zhongwan6 chromosome 6, CAAS_Psat_ZW6_1.0, whole genome shotgun sequence DNA encodes these proteins:
- the LOC127094396 gene encoding uncharacterized protein LOC127094396, protein MKKEYQGTTRTKRHQLQSLGSEFELLRMKSGESVTDYFSRMMAIVNKMRIHGDKTTDVTVVEKILRSLTPKFNFVVCSIEEANDVDELSIDELQSSFLVHEKKINQQEKEEQALKAVSENHTISSGGDKG, encoded by the coding sequence ATGAAGAAGGAATACCAAGGTACAACAAGAACAAAGAGGCATCAACTTCAATCACTTGGTTCAGAGTTTGAATTACTTCGAATGAAATCAGGAGAGTCAGTTACAGACTACTTTTCAAGAATGATGGCTATTGTTAATAAGATGCGGATTCATGGAGACAAGACAACAGATGTCACCGTTGTTGAGAAGATTCTTCGATCCTTGACACCAAAATTTAATTTTGTTGTCTGTTCGATAGAAGAAGCAAATGATGTGGATGAACTTTCAATTGATGAATTGCAAAGTTCCTTCTTGGTTCATGAGAAAAAAATTAACCAGCAGGAGAAAGAAGAACAAGCATTGAAGGCCGTATCCGAAAATCACACCATATCTAGTGGAGGTGataaaggatga
- the LOC127091341 gene encoding protein LITTLE ZIPPER 4, with amino-acid sequence MERLNSKLYLQNCYIMKENERLRKKAQLLNEENQQLLCELKKKLSKNGGNQKNGPNTNFDLNLSSGSGQNNAS; translated from the coding sequence ATGGAAAGATTGAACTCAAAGCTGTACTTGCAAAACTGTTACATAATGAAAGAAAACGAGAGGCTGAGGAAGAAAGCACAGCTTTTGAATGAAGAAAACCAGCAACTATTATGTGAGTTGAAGAAGAAGCTTTCAAAGAATGGTGGAAATCAGAAAAATGGTCCAAATACCAATTTTGACCTTAACCTTAGTTCTGGTTCTGGTCAAAACAATGCAAGTTGA